The following proteins are encoded in a genomic region of Vibrio taketomensis:
- the fucP gene encoding L-fucose:H+ symporter permease encodes MLIKHNTTQRDDGYLDKTPYFQFILLSCLFPLWGAAASLNDILITQFKSVFELSNFASALVQSAFYGGYFLIAIPASLVIKKTSYKMTILAGLSLYIVGCSLFYPASTMATYTMFLAAIFSIAIGLSFLETAANTYSSMIGEPSRATLRLNISQTFYPIGAIAGILLGKYLVFQDGASLEEQMAVMNAEQLHAFKLEMLQHTLKPYKYMIFVLLGVASLFALTAFPKCKVKTDHTKQAPSVGETLKYLSTNARFKKGIVAQWFYVGMQVAVWSFTIRLALEMGNLNERDASTYLIFSFMGFFIGKFIANVLMTKFAQEKVLIAYSLLGMLCLVYVSFVPNFSAVWMAIVVSLLFGPCWATIYAATLQTVDNKYTETAGAVIVMAIVGAACVPAIQGLVADMVGLQMSFMVNFVCFGVVAYYFVSEMKFKAQNKPVVTATV; translated from the coding sequence CCTTATTACTCAGTTCAAATCGGTGTTTGAACTGTCTAACTTCGCCAGTGCATTGGTGCAATCTGCCTTTTATGGCGGTTACTTCTTGATTGCTATTCCAGCATCATTGGTGATCAAGAAAACCTCCTACAAAATGACCATTTTAGCGGGCCTATCGCTATACATTGTTGGTTGCTCATTGTTCTACCCTGCTTCGACTATGGCAACTTACACCATGTTCCTAGCGGCAATTTTCTCAATTGCAATCGGCCTGTCATTCCTAGAAACCGCCGCTAACACCTACTCTTCAATGATTGGTGAGCCTTCTAGAGCCACGCTACGCCTAAACATTTCACAAACGTTCTACCCTATTGGCGCGATTGCGGGCATCCTTTTAGGTAAATACTTAGTGTTCCAAGACGGTGCAAGCTTGGAAGAACAAATGGCGGTGATGAACGCTGAACAATTGCATGCGTTCAAACTAGAAATGCTTCAACACACACTTAAGCCGTACAAATACATGATCTTTGTATTGCTTGGCGTAGCATCATTGTTCGCACTGACTGCATTCCCGAAATGTAAGGTAAAAACAGACCATACCAAACAAGCGCCATCGGTTGGCGAAACACTAAAGTACCTTTCAACCAACGCACGCTTCAAAAAAGGCATCGTTGCACAATGGTTCTACGTGGGTATGCAAGTAGCGGTATGGAGTTTCACTATTCGACTTGCGCTAGAAATGGGTAACCTTAACGAGCGTGATGCATCAACGTACCTCATCTTCTCATTCATGGGATTCTTTATCGGTAAATTTATTGCCAACGTATTAATGACCAAATTCGCTCAAGAGAAAGTGCTGATCGCGTACTCGTTGCTTGGCATGCTTTGCTTAGTCTATGTCTCGTTTGTACCTAACTTCTCTGCGGTATGGATGGCAATCGTTGTATCGCTTCTGTTCGGCCCTTGTTGGGCAACCATCTACGCAGCAACACTACAAACTGTCGATAACAAATACACGGAAACGGCCGGTGCGGTTATCGTAATGGCTATCGTTGGTGCAGCATGTGTGCCTGCAATCCAAGGCCTTGTCGCTGATATGGTCGGCCTACAAATGTCATTCATGGTTAACTTCGTCTGCTTTGGTGTCGTCGCTTACTACTTCGTTAGTGAGATGAAATTCAAAGCACAAAATAAACCTGTTGTTACTGCCACGGTATAA
- a CDS encoding aldose 1-epimerase family protein: MFTIPLYKDQFKTAKTTILHSEQFEVSSFVYNSGVQALEIKNAKGKLVVLPFMGQMIWDAEFLGIDMCMKNMFSEPKPANSIVETYGCFSFHSGLLRNGCPGPEDDHPLHGEMACATMDSAWLEINDESITLWGSYEYVMGFGDHYVAKPSLHLNAEQSTFEIKMHVTNLGAQPMPLQYMCHMNAAYFDQATFAQNIPSDVIKLRESIPNHVKPTPQWLDYNETLKASPAIEVLEHAEMYDPEIVYFMDKLSEHTQIAQFEMAVSEQHKLVTEFDTAQFNYATRWILYNADQSVGAYVLPATCRPEGFTAAKNNGTLLYLAPQESREFVVKTGVVSR, translated from the coding sequence ATGTTCACAATTCCTTTGTACAAAGATCAATTTAAAACCGCAAAAACCACCATTTTGCATTCTGAGCAATTTGAGGTGTCGAGTTTTGTGTATAACTCCGGCGTACAAGCATTAGAAATCAAAAACGCAAAAGGCAAACTTGTTGTATTGCCATTTATGGGACAAATGATTTGGGATGCCGAGTTTTTAGGTATCGACATGTGTATGAAAAACATGTTCTCAGAGCCAAAGCCTGCTAATAGCATTGTTGAAACGTACGGCTGTTTCTCTTTCCATTCGGGCTTGCTGCGTAATGGTTGCCCGGGACCAGAAGATGACCACCCTCTGCATGGTGAAATGGCATGTGCAACAATGGATAGCGCTTGGCTTGAAATCAACGACGAGAGTATCACCTTATGGGGTAGTTACGAATACGTAATGGGCTTTGGTGACCACTATGTTGCGAAGCCTAGCCTCCATTTAAACGCTGAACAAAGCACATTTGAAATCAAAATGCACGTCACCAACTTAGGTGCTCAGCCTATGCCATTGCAATACATGTGTCATATGAATGCCGCCTACTTTGACCAAGCGACGTTTGCACAAAATATTCCTAGCGATGTGATTAAGCTTCGTGAATCGATTCCAAATCACGTCAAGCCAACACCGCAATGGCTTGATTACAATGAGACTCTAAAAGCGTCGCCTGCCATTGAAGTGCTTGAGCACGCAGAGATGTACGATCCTGAGATTGTCTACTTTATGGATAAGCTTTCGGAGCATACTCAAATTGCGCAATTTGAGATGGCAGTCTCTGAACAGCACAAGCTGGTGACTGAATTTGATACAGCGCAATTCAACTATGCCACGCGTTGGATCCTATACAATGCTGACCAATCCGTGGGCGCCTACGTATTACCGGCCACTTGCCGTCCTGAAGGCTTCACCGCCGCTAAAAATAACGGCACACTGCTTTACTTGGCACCTCAAGAATCACGCGAGTTTGTGGTTAAAACGGGTGTGGTATCACGTTAG
- a CDS encoding HlyD family secretion protein has translation MLEGLAIWALFIYLLRFVGMPWNKFTKAFAYLGGTGWLLFVWVGLINYTPMDLSGGSVVQSPHIQLRPDSTNVKGKVTAIHVEPNQQLTKGQLIYEIDDTQYQIALRQAEVAQHAAQVALDVAIQDVDVAKANYESIKQDLQTSRAQLATAQADYKLQLNTLNRYQKQNQMVNNTITESDMEKQQTTVIKAEHSIETIESQIATKQVEVEKANLAINKAKLNIESRRSDLHTAEQKVAKAQWDLDSTKVYAPADGFVTNFILREGQRVSMMPRLQMYTDEKYVLMRVNHQAIRNIKPGQAAEFSSSVYPGKIFSAHVEGIVEATGESQSNLLGVDQSVRATTGKNLQNKHHFVRLKIDEPEGYDIPVGSVGLAWVSAEKPIGFLAFLDVIRGIIIRMKSQLYFFYSI, from the coding sequence ATGTTAGAAGGCTTGGCGATTTGGGCTCTGTTTATTTACTTGCTGCGTTTCGTCGGCATGCCTTGGAACAAGTTCACTAAAGCATTCGCGTATTTGGGTGGGACGGGTTGGCTATTGTTTGTTTGGGTTGGCCTGATTAACTACACGCCAATGGATCTTTCGGGCGGCTCAGTTGTGCAATCTCCGCACATTCAATTACGACCAGATTCGACCAATGTGAAAGGCAAAGTGACGGCGATTCATGTTGAGCCCAATCAGCAACTCACCAAAGGTCAGCTGATTTATGAAATTGATGATACGCAATACCAAATTGCTTTGCGCCAAGCTGAGGTCGCTCAGCATGCAGCTCAGGTGGCGCTAGATGTGGCGATTCAAGACGTGGATGTCGCCAAAGCGAATTACGAGTCGATTAAACAAGATTTGCAGACCAGCCGAGCACAATTAGCCACAGCACAAGCTGACTATAAATTGCAGTTGAATACACTGAATCGCTATCAAAAGCAGAATCAGATGGTAAATAACACCATCACTGAGAGCGATATGGAGAAACAACAAACCACGGTGATCAAAGCCGAGCATTCTATCGAAACGATTGAATCACAAATTGCCACCAAGCAAGTGGAAGTTGAAAAAGCCAATTTAGCGATAAATAAAGCAAAGCTGAATATCGAGAGCCGTAGAAGCGATCTTCACACAGCAGAGCAGAAAGTGGCAAAAGCGCAGTGGGACCTAGACAGTACCAAAGTGTATGCGCCTGCTGATGGTTTTGTGACCAACTTTATTTTGCGTGAAGGGCAGCGAGTATCCATGATGCCAAGATTGCAGATGTATACCGATGAAAAGTATGTACTGATGCGAGTCAATCATCAGGCAATACGTAACATTAAGCCTGGTCAGGCAGCGGAATTTTCATCATCAGTGTATCCGGGCAAGATTTTCTCAGCGCACGTAGAGGGTATTGTTGAAGCGACGGGTGAATCACAAAGTAACTTGCTTGGCGTTGACCAATCTGTACGTGCAACGACGGGGAAAAACCTGCAAAACAAACATCACTTTGTTCGCCTGAAAATTGATGAACCTGAGGGTTACGATATTCCCGTTGGGTCGGTGGGGCTTGCTTGGGTAAGTGCGGAAAAACCGATTGGTTTTTTGGCTTTTCTCGACGTGATACGTGGCATCATCATTCGAATGAAGTCCCAGCTTTACTTCTTCTATTCGATTTAA
- a CDS encoding MFS transporter, protein MSLVSVPFVGTGADTALHIFATIVLVGTIGAAAYGFWRFHELPINKAHSKDHHQIGLITALTWIGFIWHWVWVLAVILAFVDMDKAIINFRDTWRHGSNDSKKNEDASC, encoded by the coding sequence ATGAGTCTAGTTAGCGTGCCATTTGTTGGTACCGGAGCAGACACTGCACTACACATCTTTGCGACCATCGTTTTGGTCGGCACTATTGGTGCTGCCGCTTACGGCTTTTGGCGTTTTCATGAATTGCCAATTAATAAAGCCCATAGCAAAGACCACCATCAGATAGGTTTAATAACCGCTCTCACATGGATCGGTTTTATTTGGCATTGGGTCTGGGTGTTGGCGGTGATATTAGCTTTTGTTGATATGGACAAAGCGATTATCAATTTCCGAGACACTTGGCGTCATGGTAGCAACGACAGTAAAAAGAATGAGGATGCATCATGTTAG
- a CDS encoding AraC family transcriptional regulator, which produces MNNVRFIRALGLRNIHFQVQQRYQLPENSLAIADSVLVNPMALIPMSEANRWYQQLEIQTKNPDIILEVAAGIRPHNLGPIARWLFSGIDLASAIRRLNYGIASLQSGAYLAASQSGRIIKWAYQNPFIDINNKAHDGVRAAIFMCKVIRHYVGDDFVPMRLMLPGNRDNRARYEEYFGCDIGWNHSKTEVWFPADLRLTTQSNLRSSAAPLAMSFAELDEFLNMPEAGDEVKALYEVLNYSCHYGFPTVERVSSLVGLSPQQFQRRLHTIGMNFTSITAYVLSNIAVGLLDKGVSIEEVSQRLGYQNVASFNRMFKKQRALTPKQFVARLEELR; this is translated from the coding sequence ATGAACAATGTTCGATTTATACGTGCCCTAGGGCTAAGAAATATTCACTTTCAAGTGCAGCAACGCTATCAATTGCCTGAGAATTCTTTGGCTATCGCTGACTCTGTCTTGGTCAATCCTATGGCATTAATCCCAATGTCAGAGGCTAACCGTTGGTATCAACAGCTAGAAATTCAAACCAAGAATCCTGATATCATCTTGGAGGTTGCAGCCGGTATACGCCCACACAATTTAGGCCCCATCGCTCGTTGGCTGTTTTCAGGTATCGATCTCGCCTCTGCGATTCGCCGCTTAAACTATGGCATTGCGAGCCTTCAGTCAGGCGCGTATCTTGCTGCCTCACAAAGTGGACGCATCATTAAATGGGCTTATCAAAACCCGTTTATTGACATTAACAACAAAGCTCATGATGGCGTTCGTGCCGCGATTTTTATGTGCAAAGTGATTCGACATTATGTGGGCGATGATTTTGTTCCAATGCGCCTGATGTTGCCTGGAAATCGCGACAATCGAGCACGGTATGAAGAATATTTCGGTTGCGATATCGGCTGGAACCATTCAAAAACTGAGGTATGGTTCCCTGCTGATTTACGTCTTACAACTCAATCAAATTTGCGCAGCAGTGCCGCACCACTGGCGATGAGCTTCGCCGAATTGGATGAGTTTCTAAACATGCCGGAAGCTGGCGATGAAGTAAAAGCACTGTATGAAGTGCTGAATTACAGTTGTCACTATGGTTTTCCAACCGTCGAACGTGTTTCCAGTTTAGTTGGTTTATCGCCTCAACAATTTCAACGCCGCCTACATACAATCGGTATGAACTTCACCAGTATCACGGCTTATGTATTGAGTAATATTGCAGTTGGCCTGCTGGATAAAGGCGTAAGTATTGAAGAAGTTTCTCAGCGCTTAGGCTATCAAAACGTTGCGAGCTTTAATCGTATGTTTAAGAAACAAAGAGCACTGACACCCAAGCAGTTTGTCGCTCGACTTGAAGAGCTGAGATAG
- a CDS encoding aminoglycoside 6-adenylyltransferase — protein MKFPTSLPAAHQTVLEHIIATLSQDSRICGLGCSGSYASNTMDQFSDLDIVIAIEPEHYPQVMAERFTILNQFDAMLAAFTGEHVGEPRLIISLFAGSDLVHVDFKFVSLPDAATRVDDTQVVWQRGTMLSDVFATAKPHYPQPNPKWIEDRFWIWTHYAATKIARGEYFEALEFLSFLRQNVLSPLALQQAGLTPSGVRTLEKRLPLFAEKLLKTVALPEKAALLSALEHCVTIYLELRENEDVMINDAAKAASLKYLAAIESL, from the coding sequence ATGAAATTCCCAACTTCACTTCCAGCGGCTCATCAAACCGTACTTGAACACATTATTGCGACGCTATCTCAAGACTCTCGTATTTGCGGGCTGGGTTGTAGCGGCTCTTATGCTTCTAACACCATGGATCAATTCAGTGATCTTGATATTGTGATTGCGATCGAACCTGAGCACTACCCGCAGGTAATGGCAGAACGCTTTACGATCTTAAATCAATTTGATGCCATGCTGGCTGCTTTTACCGGTGAGCATGTGGGTGAGCCACGCCTGATTATATCGCTATTTGCTGGCAGTGATTTGGTGCATGTAGACTTTAAGTTTGTCTCTTTGCCAGATGCCGCCACGCGTGTTGATGACACGCAAGTTGTTTGGCAACGTGGCACTATGCTCAGCGATGTATTTGCGACGGCCAAACCTCACTACCCTCAACCAAACCCAAAATGGATTGAAGATCGTTTTTGGATTTGGACCCATTACGCCGCAACAAAAATCGCTCGTGGTGAATACTTCGAAGCTCTGGAGTTTCTTTCGTTCTTACGCCAAAACGTTCTTTCACCACTGGCGCTACAACAAGCAGGGTTAACCCCTTCAGGTGTGCGCACTCTTGAGAAAAGACTGCCGTTATTTGCCGAGAAGCTGCTGAAAACTGTCGCTCTACCTGAGAAAGCCGCATTATTGAGCGCCCTTGAACATTGCGTCACGATCTACTTGGAATTGCGCGAAAATGAAGACGTTATGATTAACGATGCTGCGAAAGCGGCGAGTTTAAAATATCTTGCTGCAATTGAGTCACTCTGA
- a CDS encoding phosphoribosyltransferase: MTVSGGGALSQSTMTQHIGDLVLSTEQIEAGVEKVAHMLNQTFSQAVIISVVPGGILFTADLVRKLNFDIEIDYISCPHTPGDRNNMSQIVYHSNIDVTGKDVIVIDDAIESGGTMKRLIEHLATNYAVKSLSIATLFVKPGRVDIPVTQYFAYEMPNDDLLVGYGLPWQDKLRNVPYVSKLVK, translated from the coding sequence ATGACAGTGTCTGGCGGTGGTGCATTGAGTCAATCAACAATGACTCAACATATTGGTGATTTGGTATTGAGTACTGAGCAAATTGAAGCCGGAGTTGAGAAGGTTGCGCACATGCTCAATCAAACTTTTTCTCAGGCGGTCATTATCAGTGTTGTTCCTGGTGGAATTCTGTTTACAGCAGACTTAGTTCGTAAGCTGAACTTTGATATTGAGATCGACTACATTTCCTGCCCACATACTCCGGGTGATCGCAACAATATGTCGCAGATTGTCTACCACAGTAATATTGATGTTACCGGCAAAGATGTGATTGTGATTGATGATGCGATTGAATCAGGTGGCACGATGAAACGTCTCATCGAGCACTTGGCGACCAACTACGCAGTGAAGTCTCTCTCTATCGCGACCTTGTTTGTTAAACCCGGCCGAGTGGATATTCCGGTCACACAATATTTTGCTTACGAAATGCCAAATGATGACTTACTAGTAGGTTATGGTTTGCCGTGGCAAGACAAGCTAAGAAACGTGCCTTACGTTTCTAAGCTAGTGAAATAA
- a CDS encoding MFS transporter has translation MLLLVIIYLAFISLGLPDAVLGSSWPVISKDLNASLEFAGVVSIVITSGTVISSLLATKVIDRFGTGKVVAVSVVMTAIALLGFSFSNYVLALILLAIPLGLGAGAVDAALNNFVALHYQAKHMNYLHSFWGVGATAGPLVMATYLTLEGGWRYGYATLAALQFVLVVALFATLPLWKKGTFTTHTGDDDQESLSLLSNRQALKIEGVKKQLILFGCYCSLEAGTGLWAASYLTVIKGVSAVDAAFWTAVYYLGITVGRFICGVLASRVKEEHLIRFGVVTILVGVLVLLVPVSTTINQMALLLIGLGCAPIYPNTIHLTPKRFGKQASQAVIGLSMATAYTGVTLVPPMIGLLMGNVSFALFPYLLVVMSVLMIVMSERLVRQHQAQIKLAKQQG, from the coding sequence ATGTTGCTACTTGTCATTATCTATTTGGCGTTTATCAGCTTAGGCTTGCCTGATGCTGTGCTTGGTTCCTCTTGGCCGGTGATCAGTAAAGATCTCAATGCCAGCCTTGAATTTGCTGGGGTGGTATCAATTGTGATCACCTCTGGTACCGTCATTTCTAGCTTATTAGCGACCAAAGTTATCGACCGTTTTGGTACTGGGAAAGTTGTTGCTGTCAGTGTGGTGATGACCGCGATTGCGCTACTTGGTTTTAGCTTCTCAAACTACGTGTTAGCGCTAATTTTGTTAGCGATTCCTTTAGGGTTAGGCGCGGGGGCTGTCGATGCGGCGTTAAACAATTTTGTCGCGTTGCATTACCAAGCGAAACACATGAACTACCTGCATTCATTCTGGGGCGTAGGCGCGACTGCCGGGCCTTTAGTAATGGCCACCTATCTAACATTAGAGGGCGGTTGGCGCTATGGTTATGCGACACTGGCAGCGCTGCAGTTTGTGCTGGTGGTGGCATTGTTTGCAACTTTGCCATTGTGGAAAAAAGGCACCTTTACTACCCATACAGGAGATGATGATCAAGAATCATTATCGCTGCTCTCTAATCGTCAAGCGCTGAAAATTGAGGGTGTTAAGAAGCAGCTGATCCTATTTGGTTGTTACTGTTCGTTAGAGGCGGGTACAGGTCTTTGGGCGGCAAGTTATTTAACCGTGATTAAAGGTGTATCCGCGGTCGATGCTGCATTTTGGACTGCTGTCTACTATCTAGGTATTACCGTGGGTCGTTTTATTTGTGGTGTGTTGGCATCACGAGTGAAAGAAGAACATCTCATCCGTTTTGGGGTTGTAACCATTTTAGTTGGGGTGTTGGTATTACTCGTGCCTGTTTCAACCACGATAAACCAAATGGCACTGCTACTGATTGGCTTAGGTTGTGCGCCAATTTATCCCAACACGATTCACCTAACACCAAAACGGTTTGGTAAGCAGGCCTCACAAGCGGTAATTGGCTTATCGATGGCTACGGCTTATACCGGCGTTACGCTTGTTCCGCCAATGATAGGCTTGTTAATGGGTAACGTTTCGTTTGCTCTATTCCCTTATTTATTAGTCGTTATGAGCGTTTTGATGATTGTCATGAGTGAGCGTTTAGTTCGTCAGCATCAAGCGCAAATAAAACTCGCAAAACAACAAGGATAA
- a CDS encoding helix-turn-helix domain-containing protein: MQIYHIKTDEQGKELTVHGSNDFPCAVYDEKFSEFLNGEVPWHWHQEIEIVLVVAGATKLECIGSSDVVTQGDVILVNSGALHKLTNESAEDCHILNVVFDPKLLGGAHFSRIYQKYVSPIIHNAEFTFFKFSASVEWQQQVISILKQAFVAWQHTRPGYELILTQSLMQCWQLLCENQPNLLVVKQVSPTKEKRIQTMLQFIHCHFTEDISVQAIGQSANISASECFRLFRTALHSTPNGYLLNYRLRHASSLLLETNLPITDVAQQSGFNCSAYFGKKFRAAYQRAPKQYRVQV, from the coding sequence ATGCAGATTTATCACATTAAAACCGATGAGCAAGGAAAAGAGCTCACTGTGCATGGCTCCAATGACTTTCCTTGTGCGGTATATGATGAAAAATTTTCTGAATTTCTCAACGGTGAAGTGCCTTGGCATTGGCATCAAGAAATTGAGATTGTACTCGTCGTCGCGGGTGCTACTAAATTGGAATGCATCGGCTCAAGTGACGTTGTCACACAAGGCGATGTAATCTTAGTTAACTCCGGAGCCCTGCACAAGTTAACCAATGAATCTGCAGAGGATTGTCATATTCTCAATGTGGTCTTTGATCCTAAACTGCTCGGTGGAGCGCACTTTAGCCGCATCTATCAAAAGTATGTCTCACCGATTATTCACAACGCTGAGTTTACGTTTTTCAAATTTTCAGCAAGTGTTGAATGGCAACAACAGGTTATTTCTATCCTTAAGCAAGCATTCGTCGCTTGGCAACACACTCGACCGGGCTATGAGTTAATCCTCACTCAATCACTCATGCAATGCTGGCAACTACTTTGCGAAAACCAGCCAAATTTATTGGTAGTAAAGCAGGTCTCACCGACGAAAGAAAAACGCATTCAGACCATGTTGCAATTTATCCATTGTCATTTTACTGAAGACATTTCCGTTCAAGCCATTGGTCAATCTGCCAACATCAGCGCCAGTGAATGTTTTCGCCTATTTCGCACCGCCCTACATTCCACCCCAAATGGCTACTTGCTTAACTATCGCCTGCGTCACGCTTCGTCGCTACTGCTTGAAACCAACCTGCCAATTACCGATGTTGCTCAGCAGAGTGGTTTTAATTGCTCAGCCTACTTTGGTAAAAAATTTCGAGCCGCCTACCAGAGGGCACCAAAGCAATATAGAGTCCAAGTGTAA
- a CDS encoding NAD(P)H-dependent oxidoreductase, whose product MNVLVVYWHPEPQSFNGAMFQRTVETLKSAGHEVKTSDLHAMNFNPVSGRHNFTQTQDTEFFKQQLEEMHAAEHDGFSVDIEAEIEKLEWSDLVIFQFPLWWFGLPAMLKGWVDRVFAMGRVYGGGRFYENGVFKGKKAMLSVTMGGPEEIYVKDGWNGDLDAILRPIHRGILEFTGFSVLAPQKVFGPARMSEQQRVDELTRYGERLKTIFSESAIEVGQY is encoded by the coding sequence ATGAATGTATTAGTTGTTTACTGGCACCCTGAACCACAGAGTTTTAATGGCGCTATGTTCCAGCGTACTGTTGAGACATTGAAAAGTGCTGGGCATGAGGTAAAAACGTCGGATTTGCATGCGATGAATTTCAATCCAGTTTCTGGTCGACACAATTTTACTCAAACTCAAGATACAGAATTCTTCAAACAACAGCTTGAAGAAATGCATGCCGCAGAACATGACGGCTTTTCTGTCGACATTGAAGCAGAAATAGAAAAGCTTGAGTGGAGTGATTTGGTTATTTTCCAATTCCCGTTGTGGTGGTTTGGTTTACCCGCGATGTTGAAGGGTTGGGTTGACCGAGTTTTTGCCATGGGGCGAGTGTATGGCGGCGGCCGTTTTTATGAAAATGGTGTCTTTAAAGGCAAAAAAGCTATGTTAAGTGTCACGATGGGCGGGCCAGAAGAAATCTATGTCAAAGATGGTTGGAACGGCGATCTTGATGCGATTTTACGCCCCATTCATCGAGGAATATTGGAGTTTACGGGTTTCTCCGTGCTCGCTCCACAGAAAGTGTTTGGTCCAGCACGTATGTCTGAACAACAGCGAGTCGATGAGTTGACGCGTTATGGTGAACGTCTAAAAACCATATTCTCTGAGTCAGCCATTGAAGTAGGGCAGTATTGA
- a CDS encoding LysR family transcriptional regulator, which produces MKSLPSQLPIFIQVAKSGSFASAARALGISAPAVSKAITKLEDDWQVKLFFRSSHSLSLTQTGQQLVDILSPSMALIQNTIEQISDATQSAGGTIKINLPASSIGQEHILPLILEFMALYPKITCDLHFDDRNVDLVEHGFDLGIGVAINQDSRLVARPLLVQDIGIYASPAYLDQFGEPSTIAELANHRCIPVRSLTTGRFHNWRIKENDHAKLLTPSGNLIVNNFAAAKNATLAGAGISMLGSWMFRDEIASGAIRPILQPFWGEPTTIWGYYSSREYLPMRVRLLIDYLVENIERMA; this is translated from the coding sequence ATGAAATCACTGCCAAGCCAATTACCCATTTTTATTCAAGTTGCCAAAAGTGGCAGCTTTGCCAGTGCAGCTCGAGCACTTGGTATTTCTGCCCCTGCGGTAAGTAAAGCCATCACCAAATTAGAAGATGACTGGCAAGTGAAACTGTTCTTTCGCTCCTCACACTCGTTAAGTCTGACGCAAACAGGTCAGCAACTCGTTGATATTTTGTCACCCTCAATGGCGTTAATTCAAAACACTATTGAGCAAATATCCGATGCCACTCAAAGTGCCGGCGGCACGATTAAAATCAACTTACCAGCCAGTTCGATTGGTCAAGAGCATATTCTCCCTCTTATCCTCGAGTTTATGGCGCTCTACCCCAAAATAACCTGTGATCTGCACTTTGATGATCGTAACGTGGATCTTGTTGAGCATGGGTTTGATTTGGGAATTGGGGTCGCGATCAACCAAGACTCCCGCTTAGTGGCCCGACCGTTACTTGTTCAAGATATCGGTATATACGCATCGCCTGCATACCTTGACCAATTTGGGGAACCCTCAACCATTGCGGAGCTGGCTAACCACCGTTGCATTCCCGTTCGTTCTCTCACGACGGGACGTTTTCATAATTGGCGTATCAAAGAAAATGATCATGCGAAGTTACTCACTCCGAGTGGCAACTTAATCGTCAATAATTTCGCTGCAGCGAAAAACGCCACGCTCGCAGGCGCTGGAATTTCCATGCTCGGTAGTTGGATGTTTCGAGATGAGATCGCCAGTGGCGCTATTAGACCTATTTTGCAGCCATTTTGGGGAGAACCGACCACTATCTGGGGTTATTATTCATCCAGAGAATACTTACCAATGCGCGTAAGATTGTTGATTGACTATCTCGTCGAGAACATAGAAAGGATGGCCTAA